From a region of the Neisseria subflava genome:
- the hpf gene encoding ribosome hibernation-promoting factor, HPF/YfiA family codes for MNLKITGLNFDVTEAIKNYVSDKLARINRHADNIISVTITLSVEKVNQKAEADVHLAGKDLHVEAIEQDMYAAIDVLMDKLDRAVLKHKEKSGDVRSTVKPAAE; via the coding sequence ATGAATCTGAAAATCACCGGTCTGAATTTTGATGTTACCGAAGCCATCAAAAACTATGTTTCCGATAAGTTGGCACGAATCAATCGCCATGCTGACAACATCATCTCTGTGACCATTACGCTCTCGGTGGAAAAAGTCAATCAAAAAGCCGAAGCCGATGTGCATTTGGCAGGCAAAGATTTGCACGTTGAAGCGATTGAACAGGATATGTACGCCGCGATTGATGTTTTGATGGATAAGCTTGACCGCGCTGTTTTGAAACATAAAGAAAAAAGCGGTGATGTCCGCAGTACTGTCAAACCTGCTGCCGAATAA
- a CDS encoding AmpG family muropeptide MFS transporter: MTTAPQPSTWRKIFSRKMLICIFTGFTSGLPLYFLYSLIPAWLRSEHIDLKTIGLFALIGFPYTWKFIWSPLLDTVRLPFLGLRRSWMLITQIALLLLLASYAFVRPQEHLSIILGLACATAFFSASQDIVIDAFRREVLSDEELVLGNSLYVNAYRISSLIPASLSLILADRLPWSTVFIITSLFMIPGLLATLFIAREPDHSTLETKGLKETVIEPFHDFFTRQSVKQALTILAFILLYKLGDSMATALAQPFYLDMGFSKTDIGLIGKNAGLWPAVIFGVIGGIWITKLGVNRALWLFGLIQWVTILGFAWLASFGHFDHVGASERIFLAVVIAAEAIGVGLGTAAFVSYMAQQANTAFTATQLALFTSLSAVPRTFMNATAGYLIEAMGYFNFYWLCFALGIPGMLLLFKVAPWNGEKVSN; encoded by the coding sequence ATGACAACCGCACCCCAACCCAGCACTTGGCGCAAGATTTTTTCGCGCAAAATGCTGATCTGCATTTTCACAGGCTTCACTTCGGGGTTGCCGCTTTATTTTCTATATAGCCTGATTCCAGCATGGCTGCGTAGCGAACACATTGATTTGAAAACCATTGGCCTATTTGCATTGATTGGTTTCCCCTACACTTGGAAATTCATCTGGTCACCTCTTTTGGACACCGTACGCCTGCCATTTTTAGGTTTACGGCGCAGTTGGATGCTGATTACCCAAATAGCACTCCTATTGCTTTTGGCTTCCTATGCATTTGTCCGACCGCAAGAGCATTTATCCATCATCTTAGGCTTAGCTTGTGCTACAGCATTCTTCTCCGCCAGCCAAGATATTGTGATTGATGCATTCCGACGCGAAGTACTGTCAGATGAAGAATTGGTATTAGGCAACTCGCTGTATGTGAATGCCTACCGTATTTCTTCATTAATTCCGGCCTCATTAAGTCTGATTTTGGCCGACAGATTGCCTTGGTCAACCGTCTTCATCATTACTTCCCTGTTTATGATCCCAGGTTTACTTGCGACCTTGTTCATAGCACGCGAGCCAGATCACTCAACTCTTGAAACCAAAGGCTTAAAAGAAACCGTTATCGAACCATTTCACGATTTCTTTACCCGCCAGAGTGTGAAGCAGGCTTTGACTATTTTGGCGTTCATCTTGCTGTATAAACTGGGCGACAGCATGGCAACTGCTTTGGCTCAACCGTTTTATCTCGATATGGGCTTCTCTAAAACCGATATTGGTCTGATTGGAAAAAACGCAGGTTTATGGCCGGCTGTAATTTTTGGCGTTATCGGCGGCATTTGGATCACCAAACTTGGGGTTAATCGTGCTCTGTGGTTATTCGGTTTGATACAGTGGGTCACCATTTTAGGCTTTGCATGGCTGGCAAGCTTCGGACATTTTGACCATGTCGGTGCATCGGAACGAATCTTTTTAGCGGTTGTAATTGCGGCTGAAGCAATCGGCGTCGGCTTAGGCACAGCAGCGTTTGTCTCGTATATGGCGCAACAAGCCAATACAGCATTTACGGCAACTCAATTAGCCCTTTTTACAAGCCTATCTGCCGTACCGCGTACATTCATGAACGCAACGGCAGGCTATCTGATTGAAGCGATGGGTTACTTCAATTTCTACTGGCTGTGTTTCGCTTTGGGCATACCGGGCATGTTGCTGCTGTTTAAAGTGGCACCATGGAATGGCGAAAAAGTGAGTAACTAG
- the pgi gene encoding glucose-6-phosphate isomerase, translating into MSSYSDAWQALEAHHADTQHVTLRERFAADAERFNNMHEILHGLLFDYSKNRLDENTLDLLCQLAETADLPQYMQAMSSGEKINTSEHRAVLHTALRLPANARPVYVDGENIVPHIHHELNRTLEFARQLLDGTHAGITGKPITDLVHIGIGGSDLGPRMATQALQPYWQNIRVHFVSNSDDADLTQTLLGLNPETTVFSIASKSFRTPETLLNAYAARTWYRDAGLPDSGIYRHFCAISADVAAAQNFGISPDKVFAMSDWVGGRYSVWSPIGLPLMVAVGEKAFRKMLAGAHAMDTHFFETPFRRNIPVLMALINVWYNNFQHADGQTVVPYSHNMRLFTPWLNQLDMESLGKQRTSDGQPVSCTTGGIVFGDEGVNCQHAYFQLLHQGTRLIPVDFIVPMTTVYGNHRQHRFTVANAFAQAEALMKGKTLDEVQIELAALPQDERDRLAPQKEFPGNRPSNSLLIDSLTPFNLGMLMAAYEHRTFVQGVIWRINPFDQWGVEYGKELAKTIEPELERGTPVHDSSTNGLIAFYRNCNAASKTV; encoded by the coding sequence ATGTCCTCATACTCAGACGCATGGCAGGCCTTGGAAGCCCATCATGCCGATACTCAACACGTTACCCTGCGCGAACGCTTCGCCGCAGATGCCGAACGTTTCAATAATATGCACGAAATTCTGCACGGTTTGTTATTTGATTACAGCAAAAACCGCCTAGATGAAAACACCCTTGATTTATTGTGCCAACTGGCCGAAACGGCCGATTTGCCGCAATATATGCAGGCCATGAGCAGCGGTGAAAAAATCAACACCAGCGAACACCGCGCCGTCCTCCACACTGCCCTACGCCTGCCTGCCAATGCCAGACCTGTTTACGTTGACGGCGAAAACATCGTGCCCCATATTCATCACGAACTCAACCGCACCCTCGAATTCGCACGCCAACTCCTAGACGGCACCCACGCAGGCATTACCGGCAAGCCGATTACCGACTTGGTTCATATCGGTATCGGCGGCTCCGATTTAGGGCCGCGCATGGCCACACAGGCGCTGCAACCTTATTGGCAAAACATCCGCGTCCACTTTGTCAGCAACTCCGATGATGCCGACCTGACCCAAACCCTTCTCGGCCTCAACCCCGAAACCACCGTATTCAGCATTGCCAGTAAATCATTCCGCACACCGGAAACCCTGCTCAATGCCTATGCAGCGCGTACTTGGTACCGTGATGCAGGTTTGCCCGATTCCGGCATCTACCGCCACTTCTGCGCCATTTCCGCCGATGTGGCCGCTGCCCAAAACTTCGGCATTTCCCCCGACAAAGTCTTCGCCATGTCCGACTGGGTCGGCGGCCGCTATTCCGTTTGGTCGCCCATCGGCCTGCCGCTGATGGTTGCCGTCGGCGAAAAAGCATTCCGCAAAATGCTGGCCGGCGCACACGCGATGGATACCCATTTCTTCGAGACACCATTCCGCCGCAACATTCCCGTCCTGATGGCGCTCATCAATGTTTGGTACAACAACTTCCAACATGCAGACGGCCAAACCGTTGTCCCATACAGCCACAACATGCGCCTCTTTACCCCGTGGCTCAACCAACTCGATATGGAAAGCCTCGGCAAACAGCGTACTTCAGACGGCCAACCTGTTTCCTGCACCACCGGCGGCATTGTCTTTGGTGATGAAGGCGTCAACTGCCAACATGCCTACTTCCAGCTTCTGCACCAAGGTACGCGTCTGATTCCGGTTGATTTCATCGTCCCCATGACCACAGTCTACGGCAACCACCGCCAACACCGCTTTACCGTTGCCAATGCCTTCGCACAAGCCGAAGCGCTGATGAAAGGCAAGACCTTAGACGAAGTGCAAATCGAATTGGCCGCCCTGCCCCAAGACGAACGCGACCGCCTTGCACCGCAGAAAGAATTCCCCGGCAACCGTCCGAGCAACAGCCTACTTATCGACAGCCTGACGCCTTTCAACCTCGGCATGCTGATGGCGGCTTACGAACATCGTACTTTCGTTCAGGGCGTAATTTGGCGTATTAACCCCTTCGACCAATGGGGCGTGGAATACGGTAAAGAGCTGGCTAAAACCATCGAACCCGAGCTCGAACGCGGCACGCCGGTACACGACAGCTCCACCAACGGTCTGATCGCCTTCTACCGCAACTGCAACGCAGCATCGAAGACCGTCTGA
- a CDS encoding LacI family DNA-binding transcriptional regulator → MATIYDVAAYAGVSPKTVSRVINGDAPVSDKTRSKVETAIAALGYIPSSAARIMRSHRSGLVGLITGAISRTGENTGGHGIPDMFLIKGIQQQIRAQGKILMIADIDNKPGQPGQMEPLIRTFMEHRAEGILYVAGFHQEVLLPEVSNRCPMVLVNCFDSAGTPAVLPDDEAGQYGLVCRIIQSGHKRIAYVTLQPGVEATRLRLAGYRRALADADIVFDPDLVQTGYPDFSNDSGSLISAILKLLSLPLPPTVICCGNDEMAVRVYGILRTRGVRVPEQVSVAGYDNHSAIAETLFPPLTSTELPYLRMGAMAADLLFQYIEHPTGAVQSVKVVGEIIWRQSVMNK, encoded by the coding sequence ATGGCTACAATTTATGATGTCGCTGCTTATGCCGGGGTATCTCCCAAGACGGTCAGCCGGGTGATTAACGGCGATGCGCCGGTCAGTGATAAAACCCGTTCCAAAGTAGAAACAGCGATTGCTGCTTTGGGCTATATCCCGTCTTCTGCGGCTCGGATTATGCGCTCACACCGTTCCGGATTGGTCGGTCTGATTACCGGCGCCATTTCGCGGACAGGCGAAAATACGGGCGGGCACGGCATACCGGATATGTTCTTGATTAAGGGCATTCAGCAGCAGATTCGCGCACAAGGCAAGATTTTGATGATTGCCGACATCGACAACAAGCCGGGTCAGCCCGGTCAGATGGAGCCGCTGATTCGTACCTTTATGGAGCATCGTGCCGAGGGGATTTTATATGTGGCAGGTTTCCATCAGGAAGTATTGCTGCCGGAAGTGTCCAACCGTTGCCCGATGGTGTTGGTTAACTGCTTCGATTCGGCGGGTACGCCTGCGGTTTTGCCGGATGACGAAGCAGGGCAGTATGGCTTGGTGTGCCGGATTATCCAAAGCGGGCACAAGCGGATTGCTTATGTGACTTTGCAGCCGGGCGTGGAAGCGACGAGATTGAGATTGGCCGGATACCGCCGTGCTTTGGCTGATGCGGATATTGTCTTCGATCCTGATTTGGTGCAAACTGGTTATCCTGACTTCAGTAACGACAGCGGGTCTTTAATTTCGGCTATTTTGAAGCTGCTGTCTTTGCCGCTTCCGCCGACGGTAATTTGCTGCGGTAACGATGAAATGGCAGTGCGCGTGTACGGGATTTTGAGGACGCGCGGCGTGCGGGTTCCCGAGCAAGTTTCGGTTGCCGGATATGATAACCACAGCGCGATTGCGGAAACGCTGTTTCCGCCGTTGACCAGTACAGAACTGCCGTATCTGCGTATGGGCGCGATGGCGGCGGATTTGCTGTTCCAATACATCGAACATCCGACCGGTGCGGTTCAGTCAGTCAAGGTCGTTGGGGAAATCATCTGGCGTCAGTCTGTGATGAATAAATAG
- a CDS encoding MFS transporter translates to MKISPQVAMTLRQIMLMNFGFFGIQYSFGLQQTAINPIFSFLHADPSQLPILNMAGPITGLLVQPMIGAMSDRTWVPGLGRRRPYFLIGAIGCSLCLFIYPHVTALWVAVLLLWLLDISNNTAMEPFRAFIADTVPEHQQSTGFLMQSVFTGLGITLANVSLYIFQQIGWLQQTSEAGIPYWVFGSFYIGAVCSIGSVLVTVLSTAEREPSPEEMAAIKAQPSGPAHAVKDIIVAVREMPTALWQLALVYLFQWYALFIYWQYISHSIVQSVWDSTVENTEAYSQAVAWTGLVNGFYNVVTFISAFGLMWMARKYAAKYVHAFAVTLAALALLTIPHIGNKYLMFAPMIGFGVGWASMMGVPFMIVVGSIPKERYGVYMGIVNMMIVIPMLIETVSFGWVYKTFLGSNPANAMTFAGVFLAIAAALTLTIKTAAKPATAE, encoded by the coding sequence ATGAAAATCTCCCCACAAGTGGCGATGACACTTCGCCAGATTATGCTGATGAACTTCGGTTTCTTCGGTATTCAATATAGCTTCGGGTTGCAGCAAACTGCGATTAATCCGATTTTCAGCTTTCTTCATGCCGACCCGAGCCAGTTGCCGATTTTGAATATGGCAGGTCCGATTACCGGTTTGCTGGTGCAGCCGATGATTGGTGCGATGAGTGACCGCACTTGGGTACCTGGATTGGGCCGCCGCCGTCCGTATTTCTTGATTGGTGCCATCGGTTGCAGCCTCTGTCTCTTTATCTATCCGCACGTTACCGCCTTGTGGGTGGCCGTATTGCTGCTGTGGCTCTTGGACATCAGCAACAACACGGCAATGGAACCTTTCCGTGCCTTTATTGCCGATACCGTTCCTGAACACCAGCAATCCACCGGTTTCTTGATGCAGTCTGTGTTTACCGGTTTGGGTATTACACTGGCCAACGTTTCCCTCTACATCTTCCAACAAATCGGCTGGTTGCAACAAACTTCCGAAGCAGGTATTCCGTATTGGGTATTCGGTTCGTTTTATATTGGTGCGGTCTGCTCCATCGGTTCGGTTTTGGTTACCGTTTTATCAACGGCCGAACGCGAGCCCAGCCCTGAAGAAATGGCGGCCATTAAAGCCCAGCCGAGCGGTCCGGCCCATGCCGTTAAAGATATTATCGTTGCTGTCCGCGAAATGCCGACAGCCCTGTGGCAACTGGCCTTGGTGTATCTCTTCCAATGGTACGCACTCTTCATCTACTGGCAATATATTTCCCATAGTATCGTTCAATCCGTTTGGGATTCGACTGTTGAAAATACCGAAGCGTATAGTCAAGCGGTTGCATGGACCGGTTTGGTAAACGGTTTCTACAACGTTGTAACCTTTATCTCCGCCTTCGGCCTGATGTGGATGGCGCGCAAATATGCCGCCAAATATGTTCACGCCTTCGCCGTAACCCTTGCCGCGCTGGCCTTGCTCACCATTCCGCACATCGGCAACAAATATCTGATGTTTGCGCCGATGATTGGTTTCGGTGTCGGTTGGGCAAGTATGATGGGCGTGCCGTTTATGATTGTGGTCGGTTCTATTCCGAAAGAGCGTTACGGCGTGTACATGGGTATTGTGAACATGATGATTGTGATTCCAATGCTGATTGAAACCGTATCTTTCGGCTGGGTGTACAAAACCTTCTTGGGTTCAAACCCTGCCAACGCGATGACTTTTGCCGGTGTTTTCCTCGCCATCGCCGCCGCGTTGACCTTAACCATTAAAACTGCGGCCAAACCGGCTACTGCGGAATAA
- the parC gene encoding DNA topoisomerase IV subunit A gives MTEHISAPSPSPIGEDYLLLGQYAERAYLEYAMSVVKGRALPEVSDGQKPVQRRILFAMRDMGLTAGAKPVKSARVVGEILGKYHPHGDSSAYEAMVRMAQDFTLRYPLIDGIGNFGSRDGDGAAAMRYTEARLTPIAELLLSEINQGTVDFVPNYDGAFDEPVHLPARLPMVLLNGASGIAVGMATEIPSHNLNEVTQAAIALLKKPTLETADLMQYIPAPDFAGGGQIITPADELRRIYETGKGSVRVRARYEIEKLARGQWRVIVTELPPNANSAKILAEIEEQTNPKPKAGKKQLNQDQLNTKKLMLDLIDRVRDESDGEHPVRLVFEPKSSRIDTDTFINTLMAQTSLEGNVSMNLVMMGLDNRPAQKNLKTILQEWLDFRVVTVTRRLKFRLNQVEKRLHILEGRLKVFLHIDEVIKVIRESDDPKADLMAAFGLTEIQAEDILEIRLRQLARLEGFKLEKELNELREEQGRLNILLGDENEKRKLIIKEMQADMKQFGDARRTLVEEAGRAVLTQTTADEPITLILSEKGWIRSRAGHNLDLSQTAFKEGDRLKQTLEGRTVLPVVILDSLGRTYTLDAAEIPGGRGDGVPVSSLIELQNGAKPVAMLTGQPEQHYLLSGSGGYGFITKLADMVGRVKAGKVVMTVDSGETVLPPVAVYASSLINPDCKVVLASSDHRLLAFSIGELKVMPKGRGLQLMSLADGASLEHIMVTTSPEFTVVSVGRRGAEHQEKLRIADIDGKRGKKGKVLEISGRLKSLS, from the coding sequence ATGACAGAACACATTTCCGCTCCAAGCCCATCTCCTATCGGCGAAGACTACCTGCTGTTAGGGCAATACGCCGAACGCGCCTATCTCGAATACGCCATGAGCGTGGTCAAAGGCCGCGCGCTGCCTGAAGTTTCAGACGGCCAAAAGCCTGTGCAGCGGCGTATTTTGTTTGCCATGCGCGATATGGGTTTGACGGCGGGTGCGAAGCCGGTGAAGTCGGCGCGCGTGGTCGGTGAGATTTTGGGTAAATATCACCCTCACGGCGACAGTTCTGCCTATGAAGCGATGGTCCGCATGGCGCAGGATTTTACCTTGCGCTATCCCTTAATCGACGGCATCGGCAACTTCGGTTCGCGCGACGGCGACGGAGCGGCGGCGATGCGTTACACCGAAGCACGGCTGACGCCGATTGCGGAATTGCTGTTGTCCGAAATCAATCAGGGGACGGTGGATTTTGTGCCGAACTACGACGGCGCGTTTGACGAGCCTGTACACCTGCCAGCACGTCTGCCTATGGTCTTGCTCAACGGCGCGTCGGGCATCGCGGTGGGCATGGCGACCGAAATCCCATCACACAATTTAAACGAAGTCACGCAGGCAGCGATTGCGCTGTTGAAGAAACCGACGCTGGAAACCGCCGACCTGATGCAATACATCCCTGCGCCCGATTTTGCCGGCGGCGGCCAAATTATCACGCCGGCGGACGAATTGCGCCGGATTTACGAAACCGGCAAAGGCAGCGTGCGTGTGCGTGCGCGTTACGAAATCGAGAAGCTGGCGCGCGGACAATGGCGCGTGATTGTGACCGAGCTGCCGCCGAACGCCAACTCCGCCAAAATCCTTGCCGAAATCGAAGAGCAGACCAACCCGAAACCGAAAGCAGGCAAGAAACAGCTCAACCAAGACCAGCTTAATACCAAAAAGCTGATGCTGGATTTAATCGACCGCGTGCGCGACGAATCAGATGGCGAACATCCTGTGCGCCTTGTATTTGAACCAAAATCCAGCCGCATCGATACGGATACCTTCATCAACACGCTGATGGCACAGACTTCGCTGGAAGGCAATGTGTCCATGAACTTGGTGATGATGGGGCTGGACAACCGCCCCGCGCAGAAAAACCTGAAAACGATTTTGCAGGAATGGCTGGATTTCCGCGTCGTGACCGTAACACGCCGTCTGAAATTCCGTTTGAACCAAGTGGAAAAACGGCTGCACATCCTTGAAGGCCGTCTGAAAGTCTTTCTGCACATTGACGAAGTGATTAAAGTCATCCGCGAATCAGACGACCCGAAAGCCGATTTGATGGCGGCGTTCGGGCTGACCGAAATTCAAGCCGAAGACATTTTGGAAATCCGCCTGCGTCAGTTGGCGCGTTTGGAAGGTTTCAAACTCGAAAAAGAATTGAACGAGTTGCGCGAAGAACAAGGCCGTCTGAATATCCTTTTGGGCGACGAAAACGAAAAACGCAAGCTGATTATCAAAGAGATGCAGGCGGACATGAAGCAGTTCGGCGACGCGCGCCGCACACTGGTGGAAGAAGCCGGACGCGCCGTGTTGACGCAAACTACTGCCGACGAACCCATCACGCTGATTCTGTCGGAAAAAGGCTGGATACGCAGCCGTGCCGGACACAACCTCGATTTGAGCCAAACCGCGTTCAAAGAAGGCGACCGCCTCAAACAAACCCTTGAAGGCCGCACTGTTTTACCCGTTGTCATCTTGGATTCATTGGGCAGAACCTACACGCTCGATGCCGCCGAAATCCCCGGCGGACGCGGCGATGGAGTGCCGGTTTCATCTTTAATCGAGCTGCAAAATGGCGCGAAACCTGTCGCCATGCTCACCGGCCAGCCCGAACAGCATTACTTGCTTTCAGGCAGCGGCGGCTACGGCTTTATCACCAAGTTGGCCGATATGGTCGGACGCGTGAAAGCGGGTAAAGTGGTGATGACCGTGGACAGCGGCGAAACCGTCCTGCCGCCGGTTGCCGTCTATGCTTCTTCGCTGATCAATCCCGACTGCAAAGTCGTACTGGCCAGCAGCGACCACCGCCTCTTGGCGTTTTCCATCGGCGAGCTTAAAGTCATGCCTAAAGGCCGCGGTTTGCAGCTGATGTCGTTGGCTGATGGTGCATCTTTGGAACACATTATGGTGACGACTTCTCCTGAATTTACCGTTGTATCGGTCGGCCGACGCGGTGCAGAACATCAGGAAAAACTGCGTATTGCCGATATTGACGGCAAACGCGGTAAAAAAGGCAAGGTATTGGAAATATCAGGCCGTCTGAAAAGTTTGTCCTGA
- a CDS encoding two-component system sensor histidine kinase NtrB, whose protein sequence is MNRANLQELGNLRERIPGVINIARIAIVLPLLVLHAFGSYTGGNLIGVSLPDVEFYIWVTLYFFLIMLSVFRPGWQWQSLDLPNASAVVDITMMMVLVYISGGTASGFGILVLPFVATSCLLSYGHYPMLYAGYTAMLFILNLFLDGSMRFDSFNWDAKSMVNSSMLIGAGYLVAMLTSFAARYLEQATESASRHQLAYRRISGLNHLVLNRVQEAVVVIDATQRVWLFNKQAKIYFPSLIIDQQEIVFGELVARWQRQPDKPFETDIHIFQHAMHVRAVPLIQEQTELLMLYVRSLREVAAEAMSTKLTSLGQLTANLAHEIRNPMSAIRHASDLLQEGDEADPLKAKLYNIIDSNIQRIDKMLEDVSLLNKRDNISRQPINLMKFWLEFKQEFTLNNPDAIGCLRMNMDGNNLTVLVDPMHLQQVMWNLCNNAWRHSRQDENAITVLIRSSGRMHISIVVADNGKGVPPDVRNHLFEPFYTTEKQGTGLGLYVARELAHANMGQLHYHPEMNGFELILPKEQAQDE, encoded by the coding sequence ATGAACAGAGCCAATCTTCAAGAACTGGGTAATCTGAGGGAGCGGATTCCCGGTGTAATCAACATTGCCCGAATAGCCATCGTCTTACCGCTTTTGGTTTTGCACGCTTTCGGCAGCTACACAGGCGGCAACCTGATTGGCGTTTCGTTGCCGGACGTTGAGTTTTATATCTGGGTAACGCTGTATTTCTTCCTGATTATGCTCTCCGTGTTCCGCCCGGGCTGGCAGTGGCAGTCTTTGGATTTACCCAATGCCAGCGCTGTGGTCGACATTACCATGATGATGGTTTTGGTGTATATCTCCGGCGGTACGGCTTCCGGTTTCGGGATTTTGGTTTTGCCGTTTGTCGCCACGTCGTGTCTGCTCAGTTATGGCCATTACCCCATGCTGTATGCAGGCTATACGGCAATGTTGTTTATTTTGAACCTGTTTTTAGACGGCAGTATGCGTTTCGATTCGTTTAATTGGGACGCAAAATCAATGGTGAATTCTTCGATGCTGATCGGCGCAGGCTATCTGGTGGCAATGCTGACATCGTTTGCTGCCCGTTATCTGGAGCAGGCCACAGAGTCCGCCAGCCGTCATCAACTGGCCTACCGCCGTATCAGCGGCTTGAATCATTTGGTTTTGAACCGCGTACAGGAAGCGGTTGTGGTGATTGATGCGACCCAACGCGTGTGGCTGTTTAACAAGCAGGCAAAAATCTATTTCCCCAGCCTGATTATCGATCAGCAGGAAATCGTGTTTGGCGAATTGGTGGCACGCTGGCAGCGTCAACCCGACAAACCTTTTGAAACCGATATCCATATTTTCCAACACGCCATGCACGTCCGTGCCGTTCCGCTGATTCAGGAGCAGACCGAGCTGCTGATGCTGTACGTCCGTTCATTGCGTGAAGTGGCTGCGGAGGCCATGTCCACCAAGCTGACTTCGCTCGGACAGTTGACTGCCAACCTTGCTCACGAAATCCGTAATCCGATGTCCGCCATCCGTCATGCCAGCGATTTGTTGCAAGAGGGCGATGAGGCAGATCCGCTCAAGGCCAAGCTCTACAACATCATCGACAGCAATATCCAACGCATCGACAAGATGTTGGAAGACGTATCCCTGCTTAACAAACGAGACAACATCAGCCGCCAGCCGATTAATCTGATGAAATTCTGGTTAGAGTTCAAGCAGGAATTTACCTTGAACAATCCCGATGCCATCGGCTGTTTGCGCATGAATATGGACGGCAACAACCTGACCGTATTGGTCGATCCTATGCATTTGCAGCAAGTGATGTGGAACTTGTGCAACAATGCGTGGCGACACAGCCGTCAGGACGAAAACGCCATTACCGTCCTTATCCGTTCAAGCGGCAGGATGCATATTTCCATCGTAGTGGCGGACAACGGCAAAGGCGTGCCACCCGATGTACGAAATCATTTGTTCGAGCCGTTTTACACCACCGAAAAACAAGGCACCGGCTTGGGGCTTTACGTCGCACGCGAGTTGGCACACGCCAATATGGGGCAGCTGCATTATCACCCTGAAATGAACGGGTTTGAATTGATTTTACCGAAGGAGCAAGCGCAGGATGAATAA